The following coding sequences are from one Sciurus carolinensis chromosome 11, mSciCar1.2, whole genome shotgun sequence window:
- the Tmem45b gene encoding transmembrane protein 45B yields the protein MANFKGHALPGSFFLIVGLWWSVKYPLKNFHQKGKNSRLNHYYQRLEVIEAAVRILFSVIGILAEQFVPDGPHLHLYQENHWMKLMNWQHSTMYLFFTVSGIIDMLTYLVSHVPLGVDRLVLAVAIFTEGFLFYYHVHNRPPLDQHIHSLLLYALFGGSISISLEVIFRDNIVLELFRTSLVILQGTWFWQIGFVLFPPFGTPEWDQKDETNIMFITMCFCWHYLVALCIVAINYSLVYCLLTRIKERGGEIIGIQTLKSNHTYQTALLSGSDEE from the exons ATGGCTAACTTCAAAGGCCATGCTCTCCCAGGGAGCTTCTTCTTGATAGTTGGACTGTGGTGGTCAGTGAAGTACCCACTGAAGAACTTTCACCAGAAGGGAAAGAACAGCAGGCTCAACCATTACTACCAGCGTCTAGAGGTCATCGAGGCTGCTGTCAGAATTCTGTTTTCAGTCATTG GGATCCTGGCAGAACAGTTTGTTCCTGATGGGCCCCACCTCCACCTCTACCAGGAAAACCACTGGATGAAGCTAATGAACTGGCAGCACAGCACCATGTACTTATTCTTTACAGTCTCAGGAATCATTGACATGCTCACCTACCTTGTCTCCCACGTCCCCCTGGGGGTAGACAGATTGGTTTTGGCTGTGGCAATATTCACTGAAG GTTTTCTCTTCTACTACCATGTTCATAACCGACCTCCACTGGACCAGCACATCCACTCACTCCTGCTGTATGCTTTGTTTGGAGGGAGTATCAGTATCTCCCTAGAGGTGATCTTTCGGGACAATATTGTGCTGGAACTTTTCCGAACCAGTCTGGTTATCCTTCAGGGAACTTGGTTCTGGCAG ATTGGGTTTGTGCTATTCCCGCCTTTTGGAACACCTGAATGGGACCAGAAAGACGAGACCAACATCATGTTCATCACCATGTGCTTCTGCTGGCACTACTTGGTTGCCCTCTGCATTGTGGCCATCAACTACTCTCTTGTTTACTG CCTTCTGACACGGATAAAGGAACGTGGAGGAGAAATCATTGGGATTCAGACACTGAAATCCAATCACACTTACCAGACTGCACTTTTGAGTGGCTCGGATGAGGAATGA